One part of the Salvelinus sp. IW2-2015 linkage group LG28, ASM291031v2, whole genome shotgun sequence genome encodes these proteins:
- the LOC111954553 gene encoding serine/threonine-protein kinase PAK 6, which produces MFRRKKKRRPEISAPQNFEHRVHTSFDAVQGCFVGLPPQWQSVIDILRRPKPVVDPSRITNVELRPKKTICRGSFIGHEDYISHVISEMTRLTVTSSNSLRKSSPSARQRARSMGRLGELVEGDTYQYEELGQEKSHNGGNSYWQVQSETGSPKLALRKTSTLQPNGVLPRAKSTHEMSTAAEDKPAPLPKGPAPTPPRGGTGHYTRSEWAGLINRPGQQMGMPLKGKVANQRPASCYNLQTLQTQQQVNMRVKPGVSHLPDLLTSSKDTSPQRTHSSCDLKRNSLGPSAMSLPNGTSSLISGRGRTHRPSRSSSSYTIGLLSPIVQGATMPLLPKQDSPSQPRPSPTGSPATSSTGTAQQQQQPKPKHGPETEPVKVTHVQFKAALQMVVDKGDPRTSLENFVKIGEGSTGVVCIARERHSGRQVAVKMMDIRKQQRRELLFNEVVIMRDYRHNNVVEMYRSALVEEELWVIMEYLQGGALTNVVSETRLNEEQIATVCEAVLQALAYLHSQGVIHRDIKSDSILLTLDGRIKLSDFGFCAQISKDIPKRKSLVGTPYWMAPEVVSKTPYGTQVDVWSLGIMVVEMVDGEPPYFSDTPVAAMKKLRDEPPPTVSNTQKISPVLKDFLDRMLTRDPQERATASDLLEHPFLLQCGSRQCLVPLVERYRKRMSRC; this is translated from the exons ATGTTCCGGCGGAAAAAGAAGCGGAGGCCGGAGATCTCGGCGCCACAGAACTTTGAGCATCGGGTCCACACGTCATTTGACGCAGTGCAGGGGTGCTTCGTGGGCCTGCCGCCCCAGTGGCAGAGCGTCATTGACATCCTGAGGAGGCCAAAACCGGTGGTGGACCCGTCCCGGATCACCAATGTGGAGCTCAGGCCCAAGAAG ACCATTTGTAGGGGGAGTTTCATTGGACACGAAGACTACATCTCCCACGTCATCTCCGAGATGACTCGTCTTACCGTCACCAGTTCCAACTCGCTCCGGAAGAGCAGTCCTTCGGCGCGGCAACGGGCACGCTCCATGGGGCGTCTGGGCGAGCTCGTCGAAGGGGACACGTATCAGTATGAGGAGCTGGGCCAAGAGAAGAGTCATAACGGCGGTAACAGCTACTGGCAGGTACAAAGCGAGACCGGCAGCCCCAAACTGGCTCTTAGGAAAACATCCACCCTCCAGCCCAATGGGGTACTGCCTAGGGCAAAGTCGACGCATGAGATGAGCACGGCGGCTGAGGATAAACCTGCACCTCTGCCGAAGGGGCCAGCCCCCACGCCCCCTAGAGGAGGCACAGGTCATTATACACGTAGCGAATGGGCCGGACTTATAAATAGGCCGGGACAGCAGATGGGGATGCCTCTAAAGGGCAAGGTAGCCAATCAGAGGCCGGCATCCTGCTATAACCTGCAGACCCTGCAGACGCAGCAGCAGGTCAACATGAGGGTCAAGCCTGGGGTCAGTCACCTGCCGGACCTTCTGACCTCCTCCAAGGATACTTCTCCTCAGAGAACCCACTCGTCCTGTGACCTGAAG AGGAATTCATTAGGGCCCTCGGCCATGTCCTTACCCAATGGCACCAGCAGCCTGATCTCAGGCCGAGGGCGAACCCACAGACCCTCACGCTCKtcctccagctacaccattgGATTGTTATCACCTATAGTTCAGGGGGCTACCATGCCCCTACTCCCCAAACARGACAGCCCATCCCAGCCCCGGCCTTCTCCCACGGGCTCCCCGGCCACCAGCTCAACAGGAACGgcccagcagcagcaacagcccaAACCCAAGCATGGGCCAGAGACTGAGCCGGTCAAAGTGACCCATGTGCAGTTCAAGGCGGCCCTGCAGATGGTGGTGGACAAGGGCGACCCGCGCACCTCTCTGGAGAATTTTGTGAAGATCGGGGAGGGCTCCACGGGGGTTGTGTGCATTGCCCGCGAGAGGCATAGTGGTCGGCAGGTGGCAGTGAAGATGATGGATATCCGTAAGCAGCAGCGCAGAGAGCTGCTCTTTAACGAG GTGGTGATCATGAGGGACTACCGGCACAACAACGTTGTGGAGATGTACAGGAGTGCCCTGGTGGAAGAGGAGCTGTGGGTTATCATGGAGTACCTGCAGGGCGGCGCTCTAACCAACGTTGTGTCTGAAACCAG GCTGAATGAAGAGCAGATAGCCACCGTGTGCGAGGCTGTGCTACAGGCGTTAGCCTACCTCCATTCCCAGGGAGTTATCCACCGTGACATCAAGAGTGACTCTATACTGCTCACGCTGGATGGGAGG ATCAAGCTGTCAGACTTTGGATTCTGTGCTCAGATCAGCAAAGACATCCCCAAAAGGAAGTCCTTGGTTGGAACACCGTACTGGATGGCTCCAGAGGTTGTGTCAAAGACGCCATATGGAACTCAG GTGGATGTGTGGTCCCTGGGTATCATGGTGGTAGAGATGGTGGATGGAGAGCCTCCGTACTTCAGTGACACACCAGTGGCAGCTATGAAGAAACTGAGGGACGAGCCGCCACCCACAGTCAGTAACACACAGAAG atctcCCCTGTGTTGAAGGACTTCCTGGATCGTATGCTAACACGGGACCCCCAGGAGCGGGCTACCGCTAGCGACCTGCTGGAGCACCCcttcctgctgcagtgtggctCGCGGCAGTGCCTGGTACCCCTAGTGGAACGATACCGTAAGCGCATGTCCCGCTGCTGA